The proteins below are encoded in one region of Diorhabda carinulata isolate Delta chromosome 3, icDioCari1.1, whole genome shotgun sequence:
- the LOC130891471 gene encoding V-type proton ATPase 116 kDa subunit a 1 isoform X2 has protein sequence MGGMFRSEEMALAQVFIQPEAAYYAISELGETGCVQFRDLNEEVNAFQRKFVQEVRRCDEMERKLRYIETEVRKDNVKIPDVGELPKAPNPREIIDLEAHLEKTEGDIKELSESAVNLKSNYLELTELKHVLEKTLAFFNEQDEANGLSDSVHKSLIPTEEHNVSIRGRLGFVAGVINRERVPAFERMLWRISRGNVFIRQAEIEKPMEDPITGIEHHKTVFAAFFQGEQLKTRIKKVCAGFHASLYPCPSTLAERNDMLQGVRTRLEDLNLVLNQTRDHRQRVLVSVAKELQNWSVMVCKMKAIYHTLNFFNMDVTKKCLIGECWVPSNDINTVQKALAEGSKACGSSIPSFLNIINTTESPPTFNRTNKFTRGFQNLIDSYGVASYREVNPGLYTIITFPFLFAVMFGDVGHAIIMFIFGLWMVISEKKFLAQKNKSEIFAIFFGGRYIILLMGLFSFYTGFIYNDIFSKSMNIFGTQWFVNHTSEEILAEDEIDLIPSTNYKGTPYVFGLDPVWQSATNKIIFLNSLKMKMSIILGITHMLFGVICSTFNYIHFKKYYSLVLEFLPQILLLIFLFLYMVIMMFMKWAWYSGEYDNSTDSELLKHSSSCAPSVLIYFINMMLMSASTAPNDNCDIYMYPGQDLVQKILVFGALICIPVMLLGKPLYIMRQRKNQMKNGSVKLNKTNGDVNLGMELEEVDNNHQNVAETSSQHHEKDEDEEPISEVFIHSAIHTIEYTLSTISHTASYLRLWALSLAHAQLSEVLWSMLFSKIALQRSGYVGVAFIFILFAAWSFFTVAILVLMEGLSAFLHTLRLHWVEFMSKFYAGVGYIFQPFSFKRILEEEDAEA, from the exons ATGGGAGGGATGTTTAGAAGCGAGGAAATGGCACTCGCCCAAGTCTTCATCCAACCCGAAGCTGCTTACTACGCAATTTCAGAATTGGGAGAAACAGGATGTGTGCAATTCAGAGAT TTAAATGAAGAAGTGAACGCTTTCCAAAGAAAATTCGTGCAAGAAGTACGACGATGCGACGAAATGGAAAGAAAATTAAGATACATAGAGACAGAAGTAAGAAAAGATAACGTTAAGATACCTGACGTCGGAGAGTTACCGAAAGCTCCGAATCCCCGTGAAATAATAGATTTAGAG GCTCACCTCGAAAAAACTGAAGGGGATATAAAAGAATTATCAGAGAGTGCCGTAAATCTCAAATCAAATTATCTGGAACTAACAGAACTGAAACATGTTCTTGAAAAGACACTAGCATTTTTTAACGAACAAGATGAAGCCAACGGACTATCCGATTCCGTTCACAAGTCACTTATACCTACCGAAGAGCACAACGTCTCTATTAGAGGCCGGTTAGGATTCGTTGCTGGAGTAATCAACAGAGAAAGAGTACCCGCATTCGAAAGAATGCTGTGGCGTATATCAAGAGGTAACGTTTTCATTCGGCAAGCTGAAATAGAAAAACCCATGGAAGACCCAATTAca GGAATCGAACATCACAAGACCGTTTTTGCAGCTTTTTTCCAAGGAGAACAACTCAAAACCAGAATTAAGAAAGTTTGTGCTGGTTTTCACGCTTCTTTGTATCCGTGTCCAAGTACTTTAGCTGAAAGAAATGACATGTTACAAGGAGTGCGAACACGTCTTGAGGATCTTAATTTG GTGTTGAACCAAACTAGAGATCATCGCCAAAGAGTTCTCGTTAGTGTTGCTAAAGAATTACAAAATTGGAGTGTTATGGTATGCAAAATGAAAGCTATCTATCACACgctgaattttttcaacatggATGTTACCAAAAAATGTTTGATCGGTGAATGTTGGGTACCGAGTAACGACATCAACACGGTTCAAAAAGCTTTAGCAGAGGGATCC aAAGCTTGCGGAAGTTCAATTCCATCTTTCTTGAACATTATAAACACCACCGAATCTCCTCCAACTTTCAATAGAACCAACAAGTTCACCAGAGGATTCCAGAATTTGATTGATTCCTATGGTGTTGCATCATACAGGGAGGTAAATCCAG GTCTTTATACCATCATCacgtttccatttttatttgcCGTGATGTTCGGTGACGTCGGCCACGCAATTATTATGTTCATTTTTGGTTTATGGATGGttatatcagaaaaaaaattcctcgctcaaaaaaataaaagtgaaatatttgctATATTCTTTGGAGGCAGATACATTATCCTTCTTATGGGTTTATTCTCCTTTTACACTGGATTTATATACAAcgatatattttccaaatctatgaACATATTTGGTACACAATGGTTTGTCAACCATACTTCAGAAGAAATACTAGCTGAAGATGAGATAGATTTAATACCCAGTACTAATTATAAAGGCACACCCTATGTATTTGGACTTGATCCAGTCTGGCAG TCAGccacaaacaaaattatatttttaaattctctgAAGATGAAAATGTCCATAATTCTAGGAATAACACATATGTTGTTCGGTGTCATTTGCAGTACATTTAACTACAT ACACTTCAAGAAATATTACAGTTTAGTACTTGAATTTTTACCACAAATATTGTTGTTAATTTTCCTATTCTTGTACATGGTAATAATGATGTTTATGAAATGGGCATGGTATTCTGGAGAATATGACAACTCTA ccGATAGCGAACTTCTAAAACATAGCTCCTCGTGTGCCCCTTCTGTACTTATCTACTTCATCAATATGATGTTAATGTCTGCAAGTACAGCGCCAAATGATAATTGCGATATTTACATGTATCCAGGACAAGAccttgttcaaaaaattttagtatttggTGCTCTAATTTGTATACCTGTGATGTTACTAGGAAAACCTTTGTATATTATGCGTCAaaggaaaaatcaaatgaaaaacgGAAGCGTCAAGCTA AATAAAACCAACGGTGATGTAAACCTTGGAATGGAACTGGAAGAAGTCGATAACAATCACCAAAATGTTGCCGAAACGTCTTCCCAGCATCACGAGAAAGATGAAGATGAGGAACCTATTAGTGAAGTTTTCATTCATTCTGCAATTCACACTATTGAATATACGCTTAGTACGATATCTCATACAGCTTCGTACCTGCGTTTATGGGCCTTATCTCTTGCTCACGCCC aattgtCAGAAGTACTGTGGAGTATGTTATTCTCTAAAATAGCTTTACAGAGATCTGGTTATGTAGGAGTAGCgttcattttcatattattcgCAGCCTGGTCATTTTTCACAGTCGCCATTCTAGTACTCATGGAAGGATTGTCGGCGTTTTTGCACACTTTGCGTTTACATTGGGTGGAATTTATGAGCAAATTTTACGCTGGTGTAGGATACATATTCCAACCGTTCAGTTTTAAGAGAATTTTGGAAGAAGAAGATGCAGAAGCTTAA
- the LOC130891136 gene encoding charged multivesicular body protein 5 — MNRLFGKGKPKEPGPSINDVIQGVDQRAEAVEKKINALENDLRKFRDQMAKMREGPAKNAVKQKALRILKQKKMYEGQLENLRGQSFNMEQANFAHQTIKDTQITVAAMKDGMKSMKKEFKKINIDDIDEVQDDLADMLDQADEVQEALGRTYNTAEVDEDELAAELDALGDEIALDDDQGYLDDVLNAPEAPSTKPEAAGIGVPVNKGSKDSIPVDEFGLPQLK, encoded by the exons ATGAACCGATTATTTGGTAAAGGAAAACCCAAGGAGCCAGGACCAAGCATAAATGATGTTATCCAAGGG GTAGACCAAAGAGCTGAAGCtgtagaaaagaaaataaatgctTTAGAAAATGATTTACGTAAATTTAGAGACCAAATGGCCAAAATGCGAGAAGGTCCAGCAAAAAATGCTGTCAAGCAAAAAGCTCTTAGAATTCTTAAACAGAAAAAGATGTATGAAGGTCAACTAGAAAATTTAAGGGGTCAATCGTTTAACATGGAACAAGCTAATTTCGCACATCAAACAATAAAGGATACCCAAATAACTGTGGCAGCTATGAAGGATGGAATGAAATCTATGAAaaaggaatttaaaaaaataaatatagatgaTATTGAT GAAGTTCAAGATGATTTAGCAGATATGCTGGATCAAGCTGATGAAGTACAAGAGGCATTAGGAAGAACATATAATACAGCAGAAGTTGATGAAGATGAGTTGGCAGCTGAGTTAGATGCTTTGGGAGATGAAATAGCCCTAGATGATGATCAGGGTTATTTAGATGATGTCCTGAATGCACCTGAAGCACCTTCTACCAAACCTGAAGCTGCCGGAATAGGAGTACCAGTAAATAAAGGAAGTAAG GACTCTATACCAGTTGATGAGTTTGGTTTACCTCAGCTGAAGTAA
- the LOC130891471 gene encoding V-type proton ATPase 116 kDa subunit a 1 isoform X1, with amino-acid sequence MGGMFRSEEMALAQVFIQPEAAYYAISELGETGCVQFRDLNEEVNAFQRKFVQEVRRCDEMERKLRYIETEVRKDNVKIPDVGELPKAPNPREIIDLEAHLEKTEGDIKELSESAVNLKSNYLELTELKHVLEKTLAFFNEQDEANGLSDSVHKSLIPTEEHNVSIRGRLGFVAGVINRERVPAFERMLWRISRGNVFIRQAEIEKPMEDPITGIEHHKTVFAAFFQGEQLKTRIKKVCAGFHASLYPCPSTLAERNDMLQGVRTRLEDLNLVLNQTRDHRQRVLVSVAKELQNWSVMVCKMKAIYHTLNFFNMDVTKKCLIGECWVPSNDINTVQKALAEGSKACGSSIPSFLNIINTTESPPTFNRTNKFTRGFQNLIDSYGVASYREVNPGLYTIITFPFLFAVMFGDVGHAIIMFIFGLWMVISEKKFLAQKNKSEIFAIFFGGRYIILLMGLFSFYTGFIYNDIFSKSMNIFGTQWFVNHTSEEILAEDEIDLIPSTNYKGTPYVFGLDPVWQSATNKIIFLNSLKMKMSIILGITHMLFGVICSTFNYIHFKKYYSLVLEFLPQILLLIFLFLYMVIMMFMKWAWYSGEYDNSTDSELLKHSSSCAPSVLIYFINMMLMSASTAPNDNCDIYMYPGQDLVQKILVFGALICIPVMLLGKPLYIMRQRKNQMKNGSVKLVSNKTNGDVNLGMELEEVDNNHQNVAETSSQHHEKDEDEEPISEVFIHSAIHTIEYTLSTISHTASYLRLWALSLAHAQLSEVLWSMLFSKIALQRSGYVGVAFIFILFAAWSFFTVAILVLMEGLSAFLHTLRLHWVEFMSKFYAGVGYIFQPFSFKRILEEEDAEA; translated from the exons ATGGGAGGGATGTTTAGAAGCGAGGAAATGGCACTCGCCCAAGTCTTCATCCAACCCGAAGCTGCTTACTACGCAATTTCAGAATTGGGAGAAACAGGATGTGTGCAATTCAGAGAT TTAAATGAAGAAGTGAACGCTTTCCAAAGAAAATTCGTGCAAGAAGTACGACGATGCGACGAAATGGAAAGAAAATTAAGATACATAGAGACAGAAGTAAGAAAAGATAACGTTAAGATACCTGACGTCGGAGAGTTACCGAAAGCTCCGAATCCCCGTGAAATAATAGATTTAGAG GCTCACCTCGAAAAAACTGAAGGGGATATAAAAGAATTATCAGAGAGTGCCGTAAATCTCAAATCAAATTATCTGGAACTAACAGAACTGAAACATGTTCTTGAAAAGACACTAGCATTTTTTAACGAACAAGATGAAGCCAACGGACTATCCGATTCCGTTCACAAGTCACTTATACCTACCGAAGAGCACAACGTCTCTATTAGAGGCCGGTTAGGATTCGTTGCTGGAGTAATCAACAGAGAAAGAGTACCCGCATTCGAAAGAATGCTGTGGCGTATATCAAGAGGTAACGTTTTCATTCGGCAAGCTGAAATAGAAAAACCCATGGAAGACCCAATTAca GGAATCGAACATCACAAGACCGTTTTTGCAGCTTTTTTCCAAGGAGAACAACTCAAAACCAGAATTAAGAAAGTTTGTGCTGGTTTTCACGCTTCTTTGTATCCGTGTCCAAGTACTTTAGCTGAAAGAAATGACATGTTACAAGGAGTGCGAACACGTCTTGAGGATCTTAATTTG GTGTTGAACCAAACTAGAGATCATCGCCAAAGAGTTCTCGTTAGTGTTGCTAAAGAATTACAAAATTGGAGTGTTATGGTATGCAAAATGAAAGCTATCTATCACACgctgaattttttcaacatggATGTTACCAAAAAATGTTTGATCGGTGAATGTTGGGTACCGAGTAACGACATCAACACGGTTCAAAAAGCTTTAGCAGAGGGATCC aAAGCTTGCGGAAGTTCAATTCCATCTTTCTTGAACATTATAAACACCACCGAATCTCCTCCAACTTTCAATAGAACCAACAAGTTCACCAGAGGATTCCAGAATTTGATTGATTCCTATGGTGTTGCATCATACAGGGAGGTAAATCCAG GTCTTTATACCATCATCacgtttccatttttatttgcCGTGATGTTCGGTGACGTCGGCCACGCAATTATTATGTTCATTTTTGGTTTATGGATGGttatatcagaaaaaaaattcctcgctcaaaaaaataaaagtgaaatatttgctATATTCTTTGGAGGCAGATACATTATCCTTCTTATGGGTTTATTCTCCTTTTACACTGGATTTATATACAAcgatatattttccaaatctatgaACATATTTGGTACACAATGGTTTGTCAACCATACTTCAGAAGAAATACTAGCTGAAGATGAGATAGATTTAATACCCAGTACTAATTATAAAGGCACACCCTATGTATTTGGACTTGATCCAGTCTGGCAG TCAGccacaaacaaaattatatttttaaattctctgAAGATGAAAATGTCCATAATTCTAGGAATAACACATATGTTGTTCGGTGTCATTTGCAGTACATTTAACTACAT ACACTTCAAGAAATATTACAGTTTAGTACTTGAATTTTTACCACAAATATTGTTGTTAATTTTCCTATTCTTGTACATGGTAATAATGATGTTTATGAAATGGGCATGGTATTCTGGAGAATATGACAACTCTA ccGATAGCGAACTTCTAAAACATAGCTCCTCGTGTGCCCCTTCTGTACTTATCTACTTCATCAATATGATGTTAATGTCTGCAAGTACAGCGCCAAATGATAATTGCGATATTTACATGTATCCAGGACAAGAccttgttcaaaaaattttagtatttggTGCTCTAATTTGTATACCTGTGATGTTACTAGGAAAACCTTTGTATATTATGCGTCAaaggaaaaatcaaatgaaaaacgGAAGCGTCAAGCTAGTAAGT AATAAAACCAACGGTGATGTAAACCTTGGAATGGAACTGGAAGAAGTCGATAACAATCACCAAAATGTTGCCGAAACGTCTTCCCAGCATCACGAGAAAGATGAAGATGAGGAACCTATTAGTGAAGTTTTCATTCATTCTGCAATTCACACTATTGAATATACGCTTAGTACGATATCTCATACAGCTTCGTACCTGCGTTTATGGGCCTTATCTCTTGCTCACGCCC aattgtCAGAAGTACTGTGGAGTATGTTATTCTCTAAAATAGCTTTACAGAGATCTGGTTATGTAGGAGTAGCgttcattttcatattattcgCAGCCTGGTCATTTTTCACAGTCGCCATTCTAGTACTCATGGAAGGATTGTCGGCGTTTTTGCACACTTTGCGTTTACATTGGGTGGAATTTATGAGCAAATTTTACGCTGGTGTAGGATACATATTCCAACCGTTCAGTTTTAAGAGAATTTTGGAAGAAGAAGATGCAGAAGCTTAA